From Quercus lobata isolate SW786 chromosome 1, ValleyOak3.0 Primary Assembly, whole genome shotgun sequence, one genomic window encodes:
- the LOC115983477 gene encoding aquaporin PIP2-7, whose amino-acid sequence MAKDVEVAERGEYSAKDYHDPPPAPLIDPEELTQWSFYRALIAEFIATLLFLYITVLTVIGYKSQTDPLKNADQCGGVGILGIAWAFGGMIFVLVYCTAGISGGHINPAVTFGLFLARKVSLIRAVLYMVAQCLGAICGVGLVKAFQKSLYTRYGGGANELAAGYNKGTGLGAEIIGTFVLVYTVFSATDPKRNARDSHVPVLAPLPIGFAVFMVHLATIPITGTGINPARSFGAAVIFNQSKAWDDHWIFWVGPFVGAAIAAFYHQFILRAAAIKALGSFRSNA is encoded by the exons ATGGCAAAGGACGTTGAAGTTGCAGAGCGAGGAGAGTACTCAGCTAAAGACTACCATGACCCACCTCCAGCACCTTTGATCGACCCTGAGGAGCTAACCCAGTGGTCCTTTTACAGAGCTCTTATTGCAGAGTTCATTGCCACACTTCTTTTCCTTTACATCACAGTTTTGACTGTGATTGGGTACAAGAGCCAGACTGACCCCCTCAAGAACGCAGACCAATGTGGTGGGGTTGGTATTCTTGGTATTGCTTGGGCCTTCGGTGGCATGATCTTCGTCCTTGTTTACTGCACTGCCGGTATCTCTG GAGGACACATAAATCCGGCTGTGACATTCGGGCTGTTCTTGGCGAGGAAGGTGTCTCTGATCCGAGCGGTGTTGTACATGGTAGCACAGTGCTTGGGAGCAATCTGCGGTGTTGGGCTGGTGAAGGCGTTCCAGAAGTCACTCTACACCAGGTATGGAGGTGGAGCCAATGAGCTGGCAGCTGGGTACAACAAGGGAACTGGATTGGGGGCAGAGATAATTGGTACCTTTGTTCTTGTCTACACTGTCTTCTCAGCCACCGACCCTAAGAGGAACGCTAGAGACTCCCATGTTCCT GTATTGGCACCCCTTCCCATTGGATTTGCTGTATTCATGGTTCACCTAGCCACAATCCCAATCACTGGTACTGGTATCAACCCAGCTAGAAGCTTTGGAGCCGCAGTGATCTTCAACCAAAGCAAGGCCTGGGATGACCAT TGGATATTCTGGGTTGGACCTTTTGTTGGAGCTGCCATTGCTGCCTTCTACCACCAATTCATTCTTAGAGCAGCAGCTATTAAGGCTCTAGGATCCTTCAGGAGCAATGCTTAA